The proteins below come from a single Mya arenaria isolate MELC-2E11 chromosome 6, ASM2691426v1 genomic window:
- the LOC128238571 gene encoding headcase protein homolog yields the protein MPHQKHAKHARNNGIRADTNNNVQNGHAVNVNNNNGGNPQNGQRMQPCCMPGSCPLKEELIDTEDVGDAVRVACNNELCVVGNWMHKSCFDSWEESVLAYLRSCGRARSWSEKQRLQNLWTKKGYDLAFKACDCSCGKGHLRKDLDYIRPVRVDNALKKKPKKKIEPSKPALNNAVHNNHAVVAATRERRPSGNNNTNANLNAAKVNSQKADQSDTNGNAVPQTVAVGQRNGMQIHIRKASPSIIILNKHSERKSDDRIRANSISSTGSSPPNSASSMTSSSSSPVPQSPQSSGSTVKQRFEFDTVPSPGSSPTSGMVMNNLFRRRMDLSAFNILPKHKQNPYHIKMEDDVTPGSDDVHMFVLNHLGNYKVSSLNCVLCKNELCIFEKYPLIDGTLFLSPQAYDNQALQVISEGRLQYINAVCVLCLEGANDISCAACKCKWDGSSLLLGSMYSYDIFAAMPCCQKRLTCKHCHRAVVDVFSGLQYFSEYSRMIPCPYCKAYDYHFIRPLNETFSVKMSIWH from the coding sequence ATGCCACACCAAAAACACGCGAAACATGCTCGTAATAATGGCATACGAGCGGACACAAACAACAACGTGCAAAATGGCCACGCCGTCAacgtaaacaacaacaatggagGCAATCCGCAGAATGGTCAAAGAATGCAACCATGTTGCATGCCTGGGAGCTGCCCTCTCAAGGAGGAGCTGATTGACACCGAAGATGTTGGAGATGCAGTTCGAGTTGCGTGTAATAATGAGCTCTGTGTTGTCGGAAATTGGATGCACAAAAGTTGTTTCGACAGTTGGGAAGAGTCCGTGCTGGCGTATCTGCGCTCGTGCGGTCGTGCACGCAGCTGGAGTGAAAAACAGCGTCTGCAAAACCTGTGGACCAAGAAAGGGTATGATTTGGCTTTCAAAGCATGCGATTGTTCCTGTGGCAAGGGGCATCTACGAAAGGATTTGGACTACATTCGTCCAGTGCGAGTTGATAACGCTTTGAAAAAGAAACCAAAGAAGAAAATCGAGCCATCAAAACCAGCTCTCAACAATGCTGTGCACAACAATCATGCTGTTGTTGCTGCAACTAGAGAGAGAAGGCCCTCAGGAAATAACAACACTAATGCAAATCTAAATGCTGCTAAAGTCAACTCTCAAAAAGCTGACCAAAGTGATACCAATGGTAATGCAGTTCCACAAACAGTTGCTGTTGGACAGAGAAATGGCATGCAAATACATATAAGAAAAGCTTCACCCAGTATTATCATTCTGAACAAGCACTCTGAACGCAAAAGTGATGACCGTATACGAGCCAACAGTATATCTAGCACAGGAAGTAGTCCTCCTAACTCTGCCTCATCGATGACTTCCAGCTCCAGCTCCCCAGTGCCTCAATCCCCGCAATCGTCCGGGTCAACTGTGAAGCAAAGATTCGAGTTTGACACAGTCCCAAGCCCAGGGTCAAGTCCAACTTCAGGAATGGTCATGAACAACTTGTTCAGGAGACGCATGGATCTGTCAGCCTTCAACATACTACCTAAACACAAGCAGAATCCGTACCACATCAAAATGGAAGATGATGTCACGCCAGGGTCGGATGATGTCCACATGTTTGTACTCAATCACCTTGGCAACTACAAAGTTTCATCTTTGAACTGTGTTCTTTGCAAAAATGAGctttgtatatttgaaaagtaCCCGCTGATTGATGGAACATTGTTTCTTTCACCACAAGCCTATGACAATCAGGCTCTGCAAGTTATTTCTGAAGGTCGCCTTCAGTACATAAATGCAGTGTGTGTCTTGTGCCTTGAAGGAGCGAACGACATAAGTTGCGCTGCGTGCAAGTGCAAATGGGATGGAAGTTCCTTACTTCTGGGCTCAATGTATTCGTACGACATCTTTGCAGCTATGCCTTGCTGCCAGAAACGACTCACATGCAAGCACTGTCATCGTGCCGTGGTTGACGTGTTCAGCGGCCTGCAGTACTTCAGCGAGTACAGTCGAATGATACCATGTCCTTATTGCAAGGCCTACGACTACCATTTCATACGGCCACTGAACGAAACCTTCTCTGTTAAGATGTCTATATGGCATTGA
- the LOC128239036 gene encoding alpha-taxilin-like: MAATFEGNLTETALEKTLESTQEMNMETVATEQPQAIPSPAPQGSNKASVSVGKGLSSDSFSLESLQDDDLGTSVDNLIDLQSSQGVQPDPSAGTSLSNSDCGLGVKALSDEACAPLASPEISRDKSKMIDEIVETVIDSEVKVDELAKLAAQIDDFDPCAMLKKSEVKVTETEVKFTEDLDINDEKLIDELIKDNDKKDLSGSKNDREATPENENEGGNKSNEKQSSSKSEQEENGEKTNGSMSASTESDGFEEGSPVNGEGGVGQEKVPEPMPKKTVKEERVIEQKPENRSPTKTSKSKRKEDKGIEHILKALSSLQSTEEKLAALCKKYADLHEDHRILQSSYKQTQRKLTVTSREKDQLQTEHTKAVMAKSKLESLCRELQKHNQTIRQESLQRAKEEDEKRKEISQKFQTTIGEIQTQMQENHERNKQLREENFELANKLKKFIEQSEAREQQVSKVIQHRELEQKLADAKLEQASAILMEEQGRSQKEKELILLQSTEYLKKLQLKDQELQMYKERYDEFQSTIKKSEEMFSKFKTEMDKMGKRCKKLEKDGAQWKTKWEGGNRALLEMAEEKTRYDRERGMLMAKVSKLESLCRAMQAERQARKLLETEQMADEMSKLGLKPEEMSATNDAPVMETEGAEIGGSSSPTEGAGDLSVNSDNTSCASEQTGTTVIKQEPLAPDSSQSEASSEGNGQSENQNLEANSPSQSEDKQAPEPSQSNEES; the protein is encoded by the exons ACTCTGGAGTCAACACAGGAAATGAACATGGAGACCGTGGCAACAGAACAGCCCCAGGCCATACCTTCCCCTGCACCTCAAG GGTCCAATAAAGCATCTGTTTCGGTTGGGAAGGGTTTGTCTTCCGACTCATTCAGCTTGGAGTCTCTACAGGACGATGACCTTGGCACTTCTGTTGACAACCTTATTGACCTTCAGTCCTCGCAAGGGGTGCAGCCTGACCCCTCGGCAGGCACATCCCTCTCCAATTCTGATTGCGGGCTCGGTGTAAAGGCCCTCTCTGATGAAGCTTGTGCCCCCCTTGCCTCTCCAGAAATTAGCAGGGATAAGTCTAAGATGATTGATGAAATTGTTGAGACAGTAATAGACAGTGAGGTCAAAGTGGATGAGTTGGCTAAACTTGCTGCTCAGATTGATGATTTCGACCCTTGTGCGATGTTGAAAAAGTCTGAGGTTAAGGTGACTGAAACCGAGGTTAAATTTACTGAAGATCTTGatataaatgatgaaaaattgaTAGATGAATTGATCAAGGACAACGATAAAAAAGATCTTAGTGGAAGTAAAAATGACAGGGAAGCAACTCCTGAAAATGAGAATGAAGGtggaaataaaagtaatgaaaaacAATCCTCCTCTAAATCAGAACAAGAGGAGAATGGGGAGAAGACAAATGGCTCAATGTCAGCGAGCACAGAATCGGACGGTTTCGAGGAGGGAAGCCCAGTAAATGGTGAGGGTGGGGTGGGGCAGGAGAAGGTTCCAGAGCCCATGCCCAAGAAAACAGTGAAGGAGGAGCGGGTGATTGAACAGAAGCCCGAAAACCGGTCGCCCACCAAGACCAGCAAAAGCAAGAGAAAGGAGGACAAAGGCATTG AGCACATCCTGAAGGCGTTAAGCAGCCTGCAGTCGACAGAGGAGAAACTGGCAGCCCTGTGTAAGAAGTATGCCGACCTTCACGAGGATCACCGCATCCTACAGTCATcttacaaacaaacacagagaAAACTCACCGTG ACAAGTCGTGAGAAGGACCAGTTGCAGACGGAGCACACGAAGGCCGTGATGGCGAAGAGCAAACTGGAGAGCCTATGTCGGGAACTGCAGAAACACAACCAAACCATACGG CAAGAAAGTCTGCAAAGAGCCAAAGAGGAGGATGAGAAGAGAAAAGAAATCTCCCAGAAATTCCAG ACGACTATAGGAGAGATTCAGACCCAAATGCAAGAGAACCATGAACGGAACAAACAGCTGCGGGAGGAGAATTTCGAACTTGCTAACAAACTCAAGAAGTTTATTGAGCAATCAGAGGCCAGGGAACAG CAAGTGTCAAAGGTGATCCAGCACCGTGAACTAGAGCAGAAACTAGCAGACGCCAAGTTGGAGCAGGCCTCCGCCATCCTCATGGAGGAGCAGGGACGCTCACAAAAAGAGAAGGAACTG ATACTCCTTCAGTCCACAGAATATCTCAAGAAACTACAACTTAAAGATCAAGAG CTCCAGATGTACAAGGAGCGGTATGATGAGTTTCAGTCAACAATCAAGAAGAGTGAGGAAATGTTCTCAAAGTTTAAAACAGAAATGGATAAG ATGGGTAAGCGTTGTAAGAAGCTAGAGAAGGATGGAGCCCAGTGGAAGACCAAGTGGGAGGGGGGAAACCGGGCACTCCTAGAGATGGCAGAAGAG AAAACTCGCTATGACAGGGAGCGAGGTATGTTGATGGCGAAGGTGAGCAAGCTTGAGTCTCTGTGTCGAGCCATGCAGGCAGAGAGACAGGCAAGAAAACTCCTAGAGACAGAACAAATGG CTGATGAGATGTCAAAACTGGGTCTGAAACCTGAAGAAATGTCTGCCACAAATGATGCACCAGTAATGGAGACAGAGGGGGCAGAGATAGGGGGGTCAAGCTCACCGACAGAGGGGGCAGGGGACCTCTCAGTCAATAGTGATAACACCTCAT GTGCTTCAGAGCAGACTGGCACCACTGTGATCAAGCAGGAACCGCTTGCCCCTGATTCCAGCCAATCGGAGGCTTCCTCTGAAGGAAACGGCCAATCAGAAAATCAAAATCTTGAGGCCAACAGTCCCAGCCAATCGGAAGACAAACAGGCACCTGAACCCAGCCAATCAAATGAAGAATCTTGA